The following are encoded in a window of Kitasatospora fiedleri genomic DNA:
- the thyX gene encoding FAD-dependent thymidylate synthase: protein MRAVEPQVHLIARPELDYDEVAAYLQDVGGESWLERVDRGDLDDAQNLAEFAGRICYRSWKPGLNPNVTKVRTDQDAYLKNILASAHGSVLEHVSFTFVLHNVSRVVTHELVRHRAGVAVSQESLRFVRLDDIPFWFPEWARQDEALMARATGLMKEIEEFQHWMADHFGLDEEGVPFHEKKEKTSFMRRFAPEGLATGLVWTANVRTLRHVIENRTAPGAEEEIRLLFGKIGELMVKEAPSLFGDYTVEDGAWVPGWRKV from the coding sequence ATGCGCGCAGTCGAACCCCAGGTCCACCTCATCGCCCGCCCCGAGCTCGACTACGACGAGGTCGCCGCCTACCTCCAGGACGTCGGCGGCGAGAGCTGGCTGGAGCGGGTCGACCGCGGCGACCTGGACGACGCCCAGAACCTGGCCGAGTTCGCCGGCCGGATCTGCTACCGCTCGTGGAAGCCGGGCCTCAACCCGAACGTCACCAAGGTCCGCACCGACCAGGACGCCTACCTCAAGAACATCCTGGCCAGCGCGCACGGCTCGGTGCTGGAGCACGTCTCCTTCACCTTCGTCCTGCACAACGTCAGCCGGGTGGTCACCCACGAGCTGGTCCGCCACCGGGCCGGCGTCGCGGTCTCCCAGGAGTCGCTGCGCTTCGTCCGCCTCGACGACATCCCGTTCTGGTTCCCCGAGTGGGCCCGGCAGGACGAGGCGCTGATGGCCCGGGCCACCGGCCTGATGAAGGAGATCGAGGAGTTCCAGCACTGGATGGCCGACCACTTCGGGCTGGACGAGGAGGGCGTGCCCTTCCACGAGAAGAAGGAGAAGACCTCCTTCATGCGCCGCTTCGCCCCCGAGGGCCTGGCCACCGGCCTGGTCTGGACGGCCAACGTCCGCACCCTGCGGCACGTGATCGAGAACCGCACCGCGCCGGGCGCCGAGGAGGAGATCCGGCTGCTGTTCGGCAAGATCGGCGAGCTGATGGTCAAGGAGGCCCCGTCGCTGTTCGGCGACTACACCGTCGAGGACGGCGCCTGGGTGCCGGGCTGGCGCAAGGTCTGA
- the dapA gene encoding 4-hydroxy-tetrahydrodipicolinate synthase: protein MAPTSTPQTPFGRVLTAMVTPFTPEGDLDLDGAQRLAAHLVDSGNDGLVLNGTTGESPTTTDAEKSRLVRAVVEAVGDRAHVITGVGTNDTRHSVELARQALEAGAHGLLAVTPYYSKPPQEGLYRHTVAIADATDLPVMLYDIPGRSGVPLDLDTLVRLGEHPRIVANKDAKGDVAAASWAVARADLAWYSGDDNLTLPLLSVGAVGVVSVVGHVVAAEMRAMIEAFAAGDTAKALAVHQSLLPVFSGMFRTQGVILAKAALNLQGHPAGPLRLPLVPATDAETARLKEDLAAGGVHL, encoded by the coding sequence ATGGCTCCGACCTCCACACCGCAGACGCCCTTCGGCCGGGTCCTGACCGCGATGGTCACCCCGTTCACCCCCGAAGGTGACCTCGACCTCGACGGCGCCCAGCGCCTCGCCGCCCACCTGGTGGACTCCGGGAACGACGGCCTGGTCCTCAACGGCACCACCGGCGAGTCGCCCACCACCACCGACGCGGAGAAGTCCCGCCTGGTGCGGGCCGTGGTCGAGGCGGTCGGGGACCGCGCCCACGTCATCACCGGCGTCGGCACCAACGACACCCGGCACAGCGTGGAGCTCGCCCGCCAGGCCCTCGAGGCCGGCGCGCACGGCCTGCTCGCCGTCACCCCGTACTACAGCAAGCCCCCGCAGGAGGGCCTCTACCGGCACACCGTCGCCATCGCCGACGCCACCGACCTGCCGGTCATGCTGTACGACATCCCCGGCCGCTCCGGCGTCCCGCTCGACCTGGACACCCTGGTCCGGCTCGGCGAGCACCCCCGGATCGTCGCCAACAAGGACGCCAAGGGCGACGTCGCCGCGGCTTCCTGGGCCGTCGCCCGCGCCGACCTCGCCTGGTACTCCGGCGACGACAACCTGACCCTGCCGCTGCTCTCGGTCGGAGCCGTCGGCGTGGTCAGCGTGGTCGGCCACGTCGTCGCCGCCGAGATGCGTGCCATGATCGAGGCGTTCGCGGCCGGCGACACCGCCAAGGCGCTCGCCGTCCACCAGTCCCTGCTCCCGGTCTTCAGCGGAATGTTCCGCACCCAGGGAGTGATCCTGGCCAAGGCGGCGTTGAACCTGCAGGGACACCCGGCCGGCCCGCTCCGGCTGCCCCTGGTCCCCGCCACGGACGCGGAGACCGCCCGGTTGAAGGAGGATCTCGCCGCCGGCGGGGTACACCTGTAA